From the genome of Arthrobacter alpinus, one region includes:
- a CDS encoding collagen-like protein, whose protein sequence is MSRLERKKSIIGGLLLALAIILMGVLIFQNIQAAAERDMAQSSAANSAQQKKNLAEEVADACQSGQIVMGVAGVDLCDRAATIAQQPVSVAGPQGPRGLPGTDGKDGQPGPAGKAGTDGLPGAAGTNGADSKIPGPQGLPGIPGIPGLPGIDGKDSTVPGPAGPAGANGADGANGTSPTSLTFTDATGHTYTCEPEPPGSATFTCTTPKP, encoded by the coding sequence ATGAGCAGGCTTGAGCGCAAGAAGAGCATCATCGGCGGGCTCCTGCTCGCACTGGCCATCATCCTCATGGGCGTGTTGATATTCCAGAACATCCAAGCAGCAGCGGAACGTGACATGGCCCAATCGTCCGCGGCAAACTCGGCACAGCAGAAGAAAAACCTTGCCGAGGAAGTTGCTGACGCTTGCCAGTCGGGGCAGATCGTTATGGGTGTTGCTGGTGTGGACTTGTGCGACCGGGCCGCGACCATCGCCCAACAGCCAGTGAGTGTTGCGGGACCACAAGGCCCACGTGGACTACCCGGCACGGATGGCAAGGACGGGCAGCCCGGCCCCGCTGGAAAGGCTGGCACCGACGGCTTACCCGGTGCTGCCGGAACGAACGGGGCCGACTCCAAGATTCCCGGGCCACAAGGCCTACCTGGCATCCCTGGCATCCCCGGGCTGCCCGGCATTGACGGCAAGGACTCCACCGTGCCCGGTCCAGCAGGACCCGCAGGCGCGAACGGTGCAGACGGCGCGAATGGGACAAGCCCAACATCACTAACATTCACCGACGCGACCGGGCACACCTACACGTGCGAACCAGAGCCGCCCGGATCCGCAACCTTCACCTGCACCACACCCAAACCCTAG
- a CDS encoding phage tail tape measure protein, producing the protein MTQAQAAAQSTRQALHDAGKAAQESASGFGLGYNAAGRLTDQFGNVVTEAHAAELGLETVSEATQEYAAQTTAAAAEAAQASAAAATASESGMTRMVNHARANEEAWNKTGTSLMLFGGAVVAGVGLAIAKFAEFDGAMSSVRAATHETTGNMNLLREEAIRVGADTAFSAKEAAQGIEELAKAGVSTGDILSGGLTGAMSLAAAGGLAVGDAAELAATALTQFKLKGEDIPHVADLLAAGAGKAQGSVADLGGALKQAGLVASATGLSIEETTGGLAAFASAGLVGSDAGTSFKSMLQRLTPQSKEAKGQMDALGLSAFDANGAFIGLAAYSGKLQNSMKDLDSESRLAAMGVIFGSDAVRAANVLYEQGAAGVQGWIDSVNETGYAAQTAAIMQDNLAGDIEKLGGSFDTVLIKGGEGAAQSLRGIVQQAESLVDMLGKIPAPVLNTGVAIAATVGGVALLAGGFLKLVPAVASTITNFQGVFREGSHIPGVMGKVGKAAGVATAALLAFEIFNAIAYQKRIIGLEEMTSALLKVANAADGSASALDGVFGDYGKFAGKDIAADINGVGDAIARITKPQSGDGINRWADQAFGWTGMAKSETSQVDDRLKQVGDSMGALVKNGGADAAAKSFKALTAEFVKNGSSAQDALDHLPGYTESLRGIGNAAGLSLDKYELLELAQGKIPARLAKVQAAQEQTAASTTEAAKLNDVLATSLEEIGVSSNGAIVGLDAFTQSLLASGLITLSSRDAARGYKDTLDSFTETLAKNGANLDINTKGGRANEAALDAIAKAGIASAEAIAKDTVAYGSHEEAQAAVQAALTTTYTDLVNGYTAMGKSTEEADALTRKMLGIPPGVNIDTWMADTARKKAEETKTAIDNIPKLVEIDYVNTTTNRVINMGAENHIAEGPGGRGGITRWTGGLVGFAGGGIVPGTPPSNPRVDNVLAMTQNGTPYKIRSGEMIVNERATKANLPLLESINNGSYQAPSKSLAGGYGAGMSMSAYAPSGGGSGFDAAALDRLTEAVRSARQINVSQLATSRATAMATAREMEGL; encoded by the coding sequence ATGACACAGGCGCAGGCTGCAGCGCAGTCAACGCGCCAAGCCTTGCATGACGCTGGTAAGGCTGCGCAGGAGTCGGCTTCTGGGTTTGGGCTTGGCTACAACGCAGCTGGCAGGCTTACTGACCAGTTTGGGAACGTGGTCACCGAGGCGCACGCGGCAGAGTTGGGGCTTGAAACTGTCAGTGAGGCGACACAGGAGTATGCGGCACAGACCACGGCTGCAGCGGCTGAGGCTGCGCAGGCTTCCGCTGCAGCGGCTACGGCTTCTGAGTCCGGGATGACTCGCATGGTGAATCATGCCCGAGCTAATGAGGAAGCTTGGAACAAGACCGGCACGTCGCTGATGTTGTTTGGCGGGGCTGTAGTCGCTGGTGTTGGGTTGGCTATCGCTAAGTTCGCTGAGTTTGATGGCGCAATGTCTTCGGTGCGTGCGGCGACGCATGAGACTACGGGAAACATGAATCTGCTGCGTGAGGAAGCTATCCGCGTTGGTGCTGATACGGCGTTTTCTGCGAAGGAAGCAGCACAGGGTATTGAGGAACTGGCTAAGGCTGGTGTGTCTACTGGTGACATTCTGAGCGGCGGACTTACTGGCGCAATGTCGCTGGCAGCTGCCGGTGGGCTAGCTGTCGGAGACGCGGCTGAACTAGCGGCAACGGCACTGACCCAGTTCAAGCTCAAGGGTGAGGACATTCCGCATGTAGCTGACTTGCTAGCGGCTGGTGCTGGAAAGGCGCAAGGGTCTGTTGCTGACCTTGGCGGCGCGCTCAAGCAAGCAGGTTTGGTGGCTTCTGCTACCGGGCTCTCCATCGAGGAGACTACTGGCGGTCTGGCAGCTTTCGCATCTGCTGGCCTGGTCGGCTCTGATGCTGGCACGTCTTTCAAGTCCATGCTTCAACGCCTAACGCCTCAGTCCAAGGAAGCCAAGGGCCAGATGGATGCCTTGGGTCTATCTGCATTTGACGCTAATGGTGCGTTTATCGGCCTTGCTGCATACTCGGGCAAGCTGCAAAACTCGATGAAGGATCTTGATTCAGAGTCCAGGCTGGCAGCTATGGGTGTCATATTCGGTTCTGATGCTGTACGTGCCGCAAACGTGCTGTACGAGCAGGGTGCTGCCGGTGTGCAGGGCTGGATTGATTCCGTCAATGAGACTGGATATGCGGCGCAGACTGCCGCGATTATGCAGGACAACCTTGCCGGTGACATTGAGAAGCTGGGCGGCTCTTTCGATACCGTTCTTATCAAGGGTGGCGAGGGTGCCGCGCAGTCGTTGCGCGGCATCGTGCAGCAGGCCGAGAGCCTTGTGGACATGCTTGGCAAGATCCCGGCACCTGTACTGAATACGGGCGTGGCAATAGCGGCCACTGTTGGTGGCGTTGCTTTACTGGCCGGTGGTTTCTTGAAGTTGGTTCCAGCCGTTGCTAGCACGATCACAAATTTCCAAGGCGTATTCCGTGAAGGATCGCACATCCCTGGCGTAATGGGAAAAGTGGGCAAGGCTGCTGGTGTAGCCACAGCTGCGCTTCTAGCATTCGAGATATTCAACGCGATTGCTTATCAGAAGCGCATCATCGGCCTTGAGGAAATGACATCAGCACTACTCAAAGTGGCCAACGCTGCTGACGGAAGCGCTAGCGCACTGGATGGCGTATTCGGCGACTACGGAAAGTTCGCCGGCAAAGATATTGCGGCAGACATCAACGGCGTTGGGGATGCCATCGCCAGGATTACCAAGCCACAGTCCGGGGATGGCATAAACCGGTGGGCGGATCAGGCTTTCGGGTGGACTGGCATGGCGAAGTCTGAGACTTCACAAGTTGACGACCGGCTAAAGCAGGTTGGCGACTCCATGGGCGCGCTGGTCAAGAACGGCGGCGCCGATGCTGCAGCGAAGTCATTCAAGGCGCTGACGGCCGAGTTTGTGAAGAACGGATCGTCAGCTCAGGACGCACTTGATCATCTGCCTGGCTATACGGAATCCCTGCGAGGAATTGGCAACGCCGCCGGCCTATCACTGGACAAGTACGAACTACTTGAGCTGGCACAGGGGAAGATTCCCGCAAGGCTCGCTAAGGTGCAGGCCGCACAGGAGCAGACGGCAGCCTCAACCACGGAAGCTGCGAAGTTGAATGACGTGCTTGCGACCAGCTTGGAAGAGATCGGCGTGTCATCGAACGGGGCGATAGTCGGCCTTGACGCTTTCACCCAGTCACTACTTGCTTCCGGCCTGATTACACTCTCATCCCGTGATGCTGCGCGTGGGTACAAGGACACCCTGGATTCATTCACGGAGACATTGGCGAAGAACGGCGCGAACCTTGACATCAACACCAAGGGCGGCCGAGCTAACGAGGCCGCACTTGATGCTATTGCTAAAGCCGGTATCGCATCGGCTGAGGCCATTGCCAAGGACACGGTCGCCTATGGGAGTCATGAGGAAGCACAGGCCGCAGTACAAGCCGCGCTGACGACTACGTACACGGATCTTGTCAATGGCTACACGGCTATGGGCAAGAGTACAGAGGAAGCAGACGCGCTAACCAGAAAGATGTTGGGCATCCCACCCGGCGTGAACATTGACACGTGGATGGCTGACACGGCGCGCAAGAAAGCCGAAGAAACCAAGACGGCCATCGACAATATCCCTAAGTTGGTGGAGATCGATTATGTCAACACGACTACAAACCGTGTCATCAACATGGGCGCAGAGAACCATATTGCGGAAGGGCCCGGTGGTCGTGGCGGCATAACGCGCTGGACCGGCGGTCTGGTCGGCTTTGCGGGTGGTGGCATCGTGCCTGGCACGCCACCGTCGAACCCTCGCGTGGACAATGTACTCGCGATGACTCAGAACGGGACTCCATACAAGATCCGCTCCGGCGAGATGATCGTGAATGAGCGGGCCACGAAGGCTAATCTGCCATTGCTGGAGTCGATCAACAACGGCTCCTATCAGGCCCCGTCGAAGTCACTTGCTGGCGGGTATGGGGCGGGCATGAGCATGTCAGCGTATGCACCTAGTGGTGGTGGTAGTGGATTCGATGCTGCCGCATTGGATCGGCTGACCGAGGCGGTTAGGTCGGCTCGTCAAATAAACGTCAGCCAGTTAGCTACAAGTCGTGCAACTGCTATGGCTACGGCCCGAGAGATGGAGGGCTTGTAG
- a CDS encoding DUF6093 family protein, which yields MRDPTEFLLRGREAAEFLMFETCTASRPGVPFTDPDGIVTSPLSTVYTGICKVQATVAQAASPVAGGHAFTVENLQLHFPVGSGVVTGDSALITSSRMDESNVGLAFRLVELARGSQRTAARWNVELVTA from the coding sequence ATGCGGGATCCTACTGAGTTTCTTTTGCGTGGCCGTGAGGCTGCCGAGTTTCTAATGTTCGAGACCTGCACAGCCTCCCGCCCTGGCGTTCCGTTCACTGACCCTGACGGGATCGTAACGTCGCCGCTATCCACTGTCTATACCGGCATCTGCAAGGTGCAAGCAACCGTAGCTCAGGCAGCCTCTCCGGTTGCTGGTGGGCACGCGTTCACGGTCGAGAATTTGCAGCTGCATTTCCCGGTTGGTTCGGGGGTGGTTACTGGCGATTCTGCTCTCATTACTTCTTCCCGCATGGATGAAAGCAATGTGGGGCTCGCGTTCCGACTCGTGGAGTTGGCTCGTGGTTCTCAGCGGACGGCGGCTCGTTGGAATGTGGAGTTGGTGACGGCATGA
- a CDS encoding major capsid protein — protein MAITLVEAAKLSQNTLARGVMETFVQASPILDRIPFMTIEGNAFAYNEEATLPGIAFRGVNEAYVESTGTFNQKSESLVILGGDADVDKFIVQTRGNLNDQRAEQTALKVKAASYKFQDTFFNGDVSVDTKSFDGLKKRLTGAQVISAGTNGIPVLGNGGTDTHSFMDKLDELIASVPGLDASNGAIYANAAIIGKLRSAGRRVGGVEIVREDLTGKRIVTWNGVPLLDAGANLAGTSVIPQTETQGTASGTASSIYAVRFGGSEGDQAVTGLTNGGVQVYDLGELQEKPAYRTRIEFYTGLGVFGGKAAARLTGVLNA, from the coding sequence ATGGCTATCACCCTTGTTGAGGCGGCCAAGCTGTCTCAGAACACTTTGGCACGCGGCGTCATGGAGACGTTCGTGCAGGCCTCTCCGATCCTTGACCGGATCCCCTTCATGACCATTGAGGGCAACGCTTTTGCGTACAACGAGGAAGCTACGCTTCCCGGCATCGCGTTCCGTGGCGTCAATGAGGCGTACGTCGAATCGACGGGTACGTTCAACCAGAAGTCTGAGTCGTTGGTCATCCTTGGTGGTGACGCCGATGTGGACAAGTTCATTGTCCAGACTCGCGGCAACCTGAATGACCAGCGCGCCGAGCAGACCGCACTCAAGGTCAAGGCCGCGTCCTACAAGTTCCAGGACACGTTCTTCAACGGCGACGTGTCCGTTGACACCAAGAGCTTCGACGGACTCAAGAAGCGACTGACTGGCGCTCAGGTTATCTCCGCTGGCACGAACGGTATCCCCGTTCTTGGTAACGGCGGCACGGACACTCACTCATTCATGGACAAGCTGGACGAGCTCATTGCGTCTGTGCCCGGCTTGGATGCCTCCAATGGCGCAATCTACGCGAATGCCGCGATTATCGGCAAGCTGCGTTCTGCTGGCCGCCGCGTTGGTGGTGTGGAGATCGTGCGCGAGGATCTGACCGGCAAGCGCATTGTCACTTGGAACGGTGTGCCGTTGCTGGATGCTGGCGCAAACCTGGCTGGCACGAGCGTCATTCCGCAGACCGAGACGCAGGGTACCGCTTCGGGCACGGCGTCGTCCATCTACGCGGTTCGTTTCGGCGGCTCCGAAGGTGATCAGGCCGTGACGGGCCTGACCAACGGCGGGGTTCAGGTGTACGACTTGGGCGAGTTGCAGGAAAAGCCTGCCTACCGTACCCGCATCGAGTTCTACACGGGCTTGGGCGTGTTCGGTGGAAAAGCAGCTGCACGCTTGACGGGCGTACTCAATGCCTAG
- a CDS encoding phage portal protein — MDAKIALDYLNRGLASLTAQAPAWDRRQSYFEGDQDLPFAPEGVNDEYKAVQRMSLANFLGLAMGAPIQRMQADGFRTGRDKAADIVAWNEIWQPNKLDSRQSIVFQQMFLHGRGIMSVSPNPLTPKSPKIRPESSRRVWIEPNPEDPFEQLFAVKELVTPEGQPRIAYVYTDNEWVRFTIAAKEKAWSLVAEGAHNLGSVPFVPFDFNVNAEGKPRPSITPLMPQQDAINTIRFNALLAMQFSAFRQRVFTGFDPVVRDKAGNPLIKLDGEGNPVLDANGLPQPVLNTPGRIGVDRALVFPGADTKVFDLAESNLSNYIVVLEQFLSTFFGTAQVPPQYAMNKMANTAGDAMAGAEATFQSLIGDLQRAAGESLETVMNLANRARGTAFDDVAAEVIWADSEIRSFAQIVDAIQKLIASGMAREDAWMMLPSATPPKVAEWVKNSDGDIAAQDATVNALAAKIGG, encoded by the coding sequence GTGGACGCTAAAATTGCGCTCGACTATCTGAATCGTGGTCTTGCATCTTTGACGGCTCAGGCTCCGGCTTGGGATCGTCGTCAATCCTATTTTGAGGGTGACCAGGATCTGCCGTTCGCGCCGGAGGGTGTGAATGATGAGTACAAGGCCGTTCAGCGCATGTCGTTGGCGAATTTCCTTGGACTGGCGATGGGTGCCCCGATTCAGAGGATGCAGGCTGATGGGTTCCGTACTGGCCGCGATAAGGCTGCGGACATTGTTGCGTGGAATGAGATTTGGCAGCCGAACAAGCTGGACTCTCGGCAGTCGATTGTGTTCCAGCAGATGTTTTTGCATGGGCGCGGGATTATGTCGGTTTCGCCTAACCCTTTGACGCCGAAGTCTCCTAAGATTCGGCCTGAGTCGTCGCGCCGGGTGTGGATTGAACCGAACCCCGAGGATCCGTTTGAACAGTTGTTCGCGGTCAAGGAGTTGGTGACACCCGAAGGGCAGCCGCGTATCGCTTATGTGTACACGGATAACGAGTGGGTTAGGTTCACGATTGCTGCCAAAGAAAAGGCGTGGTCTCTCGTGGCTGAGGGTGCCCACAATCTTGGGTCCGTGCCGTTCGTGCCGTTTGATTTCAATGTGAACGCTGAGGGTAAGCCTCGCCCGTCTATTACGCCGCTCATGCCACAGCAGGACGCGATCAACACTATTCGCTTCAACGCTCTGCTGGCAATGCAATTTAGCGCATTCCGGCAGCGCGTTTTTACCGGCTTTGATCCTGTTGTACGTGACAAGGCTGGCAACCCGCTTATCAAGCTTGATGGCGAGGGTAATCCGGTGCTTGACGCGAACGGGTTGCCGCAGCCTGTGCTCAACACGCCGGGCCGCATTGGTGTTGACCGTGCGCTTGTGTTCCCTGGCGCTGACACTAAGGTCTTTGACCTTGCTGAGTCGAACCTGAGTAACTACATCGTTGTTCTTGAGCAGTTTCTCTCAACGTTCTTCGGGACGGCGCAGGTTCCGCCACAGTACGCGATGAACAAGATGGCGAACACTGCCGGGGACGCCATGGCTGGCGCTGAGGCAACGTTCCAGTCACTCATTGGTGATCTGCAAAGGGCTGCTGGCGAGTCGCTGGAAACGGTCATGAACCTTGCGAACCGGGCTCGTGGGACGGCGTTCGATGATGTGGCTGCTGAGGTCATTTGGGCTGACAGTGAGATTCGTTCGTTCGCGCAGATTGTTGATGCCATTCAGAAGCTTATTGCTTCGGGCATGGCGCGTGAGGATGCGTGGATGATGTTGCCGTCTGCTACTCCGCCGAAGGTTGCCGAATGGGTGAAGAACTCTGATGGCGATATTGCGGCGCAGGACGCTACGGTGAACGCCTTGGCGGCGAAGATCGGTGGCTAG
- a CDS encoding terminase TerL endonuclease subunit, whose amino-acid sequence MQLTQRPWLPNPDDGTQITLGFDGSENDDFTAIQGETIDGLTFTPRYGPDRRPAIWNPAEWGGQIPRSEVHAAVDELFERYKVERFYCDPQDWYSEIGDWSLKYGEHHVFEWATNRIKAMFAEIKRFEIDLATGRITHDGCPIAGLHFANARKAAKTGQQYVLIKPTNHQKIDAAMARILAHTAASDAREAGWGKTPEASGISHAVYGFN is encoded by the coding sequence ATGCAGCTTACGCAACGCCCTTGGCTTCCCAATCCTGACGATGGAACGCAGATCACGCTTGGCTTTGATGGGAGTGAGAATGACGACTTCACTGCGATCCAGGGCGAGACGATTGACGGGCTCACATTCACGCCGCGTTATGGGCCGGATAGGCGCCCGGCGATTTGGAATCCCGCCGAGTGGGGCGGTCAGATTCCCCGTAGTGAGGTTCATGCTGCGGTTGATGAATTGTTCGAGCGGTACAAGGTTGAGCGGTTCTATTGTGACCCACAGGACTGGTATAGCGAGATTGGTGACTGGTCCCTCAAATACGGCGAGCATCACGTGTTTGAGTGGGCCACCAACCGGATCAAGGCCATGTTTGCCGAGATCAAGCGCTTTGAGATTGACCTAGCCACAGGGCGCATAACTCACGATGGATGCCCCATTGCGGGCTTGCATTTCGCGAACGCACGCAAGGCCGCCAAGACGGGCCAGCAGTACGTGCTGATCAAGCCGACCAATCACCAAAAGATTGACGCCGCTATGGCCCGTATCTTGGCGCACACCGCCGCATCTGACGCCCGTGAGGCCGGATGGGGCAAAACCCCCGAAGCTTCTGGCATTTCCCATGCCGTCTATGGATTCAACTAA
- a CDS encoding IS3 family transposase (programmed frameshift), translating to MSSRRKFSPEFKAEAVELVISSGRPIVQVAKEIGISDGSLGNWVREWKEEHPEAGSKDPGPVEWAKYKALQAENAELKREIEFLGKSQCLLRREATIDDYYAFIWQEKAHYKIDWMCQQLKVPRSSYYRWTKPQEPTPTQLRKEQLTKDVCRVYKREKGMAGRDQITTILGHEGIPVAAATVGTIMNKQGMRAVRMQAWKKTTVVDPAARTEHIKNHMLDADGKRDFTSTVPGTKLVGDITYLKTDSGWLYLATVIDLATRMVVGWAMASHMRTELIIDALKMARDHGRLHPDGAIFNSDRGSQYTSGDFQKWCAGNKVTQSMGEVGVCWDNAVAESFFSHLKTEMYHHHNFPNHMAARTAVMEYIESWYNRRRPHAYNQGLPPARALAEYEVQIEQAAA from the exons ATGTCTAGTCGTCGTAAGTTCAGTCCGGAGTTCAAGGCCGAGGCTGTTGAGTTGGTGATTTCCTCGGGCCGTCCGATCGTGCAGGTGGCGAAGGAAATCGGCATCAGTGATGGATCGCTGGGGAACTGGGTGAGGGAGTGGAAGGAAGAGCATCCCGAGGCCGGTTCCAAGGATCCTGGCCCGGTGGAATGGGCGAAGTACAAGGCGTTGCAGGCCGAGAATGCAGAGCTGAAGCGGGAGATCGAATTTCTGG GGAAAAGTCAGTGCCTTCTTCGCCGCGAAGCAACGATAGACGACTATTATGCGTTTATTTGGCAGGAGAAGGCACACTACAAGATTGACTGGATGTGCCAGCAATTGAAGGTTCCCAGGTCTTCGTATTACCGCTGGACCAAGCCGCAGGAACCGACCCCGACCCAGTTGCGCAAAGAGCAGCTGACCAAGGACGTGTGCCGGGTATACAAGCGGGAGAAGGGCATGGCCGGGAGGGACCAGATCACCACGATCCTGGGCCACGAGGGCATCCCGGTGGCCGCCGCAACGGTCGGGACGATCATGAACAAGCAGGGCATGCGGGCGGTTCGTATGCAGGCGTGGAAGAAAACCACTGTCGTTGACCCGGCAGCCCGTACCGAACACATCAAGAACCACATGCTCGATGCCGACGGCAAGCGGGACTTCACGTCCACGGTGCCGGGAACGAAGCTGGTCGGGGACATCACGTACCTGAAAACAGACTCAGGCTGGCTGTATCTGGCCACCGTCATCGATCTGGCAACCCGGATGGTCGTGGGCTGGGCGATGGCCTCGCACATGCGCACAGAGCTGATCATTGACGCCCTCAAAATGGCCCGGGATCACGGCCGGCTGCACCCGGACGGAGCTATTTTCAATAGCGACCGGGGAAGCCAGTACACCTCCGGCGACTTCCAGAAATGGTGTGCCGGGAACAAGGTCACGCAGTCGATGGGCGAGGTCGGGGTGTGCTGGGACAACGCGGTCGCCGAGTCGTTCTTCTCGCACTTGAAGACAGAGATGTACCACCACCACAATTTTCCGAATCACATGGCGGCACGGACCGCGGTCATGGAATACATAGAGTCCTGGTACAACCGGCGCCGGCCCCATGCCTACAACCAGGGCCTGCCACCGGCACGTGCCTTAGCGGAATACGAAGTTCAGATCGAACAAGCAGCAGCGTAA
- a CDS encoding phage antirepressor N-terminal domain-containing protein, translated as MTTLVQIPFHGTRIEAHLADDDLHVVFRPIVESLGLEWSSQLRRIKRSPWASHGHMNTTGSDGKNYDMVTVTRRTLTMWLATIQASRVNPNSQELLAAFQNESADVLDKHWHNGIPASVNPAPVPELTLSQKTRDQIELLGLARGLVDQNWLEGKARIVLARALDEIPETPDHQIPLYVESYLNEKSGLTAAQAKTLRSIFGRKVSAAYKAHHSRAPQKSPGEVGSRIREINAYVEADRWLFDQVWNDDYEVLFGATLFHELSA; from the coding sequence ATGACAACCCTAGTCCAGATACCATTCCACGGCACCCGCATCGAAGCCCACCTCGCAGACGACGACCTGCATGTGGTGTTCCGGCCCATCGTGGAATCGCTCGGCCTCGAATGGTCATCGCAGCTACGACGAATCAAACGCAGTCCCTGGGCCAGTCATGGCCATATGAACACAACTGGTTCTGACGGCAAGAACTACGACATGGTCACCGTCACTCGACGAACACTGACGATGTGGCTGGCAACTATCCAGGCCAGCCGCGTCAACCCTAACTCGCAAGAACTACTGGCCGCCTTTCAGAATGAATCAGCTGATGTTCTCGACAAGCATTGGCACAATGGAATACCAGCCAGCGTTAATCCGGCACCAGTTCCTGAACTGACACTGTCGCAAAAGACCCGGGACCAGATCGAACTTCTTGGTCTGGCGCGTGGTCTTGTTGATCAGAATTGGCTCGAGGGTAAAGCCCGCATTGTGCTCGCCCGGGCACTCGATGAAATACCGGAGACCCCCGACCATCAGATCCCGCTCTACGTCGAGTCATACCTGAACGAGAAGTCCGGACTAACCGCGGCGCAAGCGAAAACCCTAAGGTCCATCTTCGGGCGTAAAGTCTCAGCAGCCTATAAAGCACACCATAGCCGCGCCCCACAGAAATCCCCGGGAGAAGTGGGATCGCGCATCCGGGAAATCAACGCCTACGTAGAAGCTGACCGTTGGCTGTTCGATCAAGTTTGGAACGACGATTACGAAGTATTGTTCGGCGCCACACTCTTCCACGAGCTCTCAGCGTGA